Proteins encoded together in one Myotis daubentonii chromosome 17, mMyoDau2.1, whole genome shotgun sequence window:
- the GSDMD gene encoding gasdermin-D isoform X3 encodes MGCRSQKRLLLGASACQIFGKEPPGSSAGGRGPWSFPAATGGPSRVCRFHFWVLSPQPAERCFGGSRAQPSSPSLSDLTSCAPGTWAPSSRTRPRPPPPGSMSAFERVVKSVVQELDRPGELVPVDSLRSSTSFQPYCLLARRPPGSRFWRPRYKGTNLSIKDILEPDDPEPVVQCIGPYQFQDAVDGQLQGRVELSVPGQGGFSGGASVSGSSRAAMNVCTLRVGPNTWETMQQERRLRQPEHKVLQQLRSRGDDVFVVTEVLQTQKEVEVTRTRRQEGSGQFVLPGAMCFQLCPQGQGEGHLSRKRTVTIPKGSILAFQVAQLVITGSGWDILFSPSKKQRTFEPPPVGDLLPGGASSQPRQPSLRFSIWSIVKQLSLIGDGLEDDRQAPAEDFPSLQAEVRACARRLESLSGPLCQQLLTGLRQVLQDEPALEALEESLEQGLCCGRVEPLQGPVGDILECLVLPGRTLVEELAGPIAYLLEALAALSETQHVLLAQALEAEALSEPLQLVESLLEQTTPWQEPRAVSLPPGLLGSSWGPEVPTWTLLEACGLELQAGAPQASWRPEAQGRTCALYACLALLLQLSQLC; translated from the exons ATGGGGTGT CGCTCGCAGAAACGTCTGCTCCTCGGCGCTTCCGCGTGCCAGATATTCGGAAAGGAACCGCCTGGAAGCTCAGCTGGTGGGCGAGGCCCATGGTCATTTCCGGCAGCGACCGGCGGTCCCAGCCGCGTCTGCAGGTTTCACTTTTGGGTCCTGAGCCCACAGCCGGCTGAGCGCTGCTTTGGAGGCTCCAGAGcacagcccagcagccccagcctcagtgacctcacttcctgcgCCCCCGGAACCTGGGCACCAAGTTCAAGGACACG CCCGAGGCCGCCGCCTCCGGGGAGCATGTCCGCCTTCGAGCGGGTGGTGAAGAGCGTGGTCCAGGAGCTGGACCGCCCAGGGGAGCTGGTCCCGGTGGACAGCCTGCGGAGCTCCACCAGCTTCCAGCCCTACTGCCTGCTGGCcaggaggcctcccggctccaggTTCTGGAGGCCCCGATACAAGGGCACCAACCTGTCCATCAAGGACATCCTGGAGCCCGATGACCCTGAGCCAG TCGTCCAGTGCATCGGTCCCTACCAATTCCAAGACGCGGTGGATGGGCAGCTGCAGGGCCGCGTGGAGCTGAGCGTCCCAGGGCAGGGCGGGTTCTCGGGCGGGGCCTCCGTGTCCGGCAGCTCCAGGGCCGCCATGAATGTGTGCACGCTGCGAGTGGGCCCCAACACCTGGGAGACCATGCAGCAGGAGAG GCGCCTTCGGCAGCCGGAGCACAAGGTCCTACAGCAGCTGCGCAGCCGCGGGGACGACGTGTTCGTGGTGACTGAGGTGCTGCAGACGCAGAAGGAGGTGGAGGTCACCCGGACCCGCCGGCAGGAGGGCTCGGGCCAGTTTGTGCTGCCGGGAGCCATGTGCTTTCAG ctctgcccccagggccagggcgagggccACCTGAGCCGGAAGAGGACCGTGACCATCCCCAAGGGCAGCATCCTCGCGTTCCAGGTGGCCCAGCTGGTCATCACTGGGTCGGGCTGGG ACATCCTCTTCAGCCCCAGCAAGAAGCAGAGGACCTTCGAGCCGCCCCCAGTAG GCGACCTGCTTCCCGGAGGAGCAAGCAGCCAGCCCCGGCAGCCATCCCTCCGCTTCTCCATATGGTCCATAGTGAAGCAACTCAGTCTCATAGGAG ATGGGCTGGAGGATGACAGGCAGGCACCCGCGGAGGACTTCCCCAGCCTGCAGGCGGAGGTGAGGGCCTGTGCCCGGCGCCTGGAGAGCCTGTCCGGGCCACTGTGCCAGCAGCTGCTGACGGGCCTGAGGCAGGTGCTGCAGGATGAGCCGGCCCTGGAAGCCCTGGAGGAGTCG CTGGAGCAGGGCCTGTGCTGCGGGCGGGTGGAGCCCCTGCAGGGTCCCGTGGGCGACATCCTCGAGTGCCTGGTGCTCCCCGGCCGGACGCTGGTGGAGGAGCTGGCCGGCCCCATCGCCTACCTgctggaagccctggctg CGCTGAGCGAAACCCAGCACGTGCTGCTGGCCCAGGCGCTGGAGGCCGAGGCGCTGTCAGAGCCCTTGCAGCTG GTGGAGAGCCTTTTGGAGCAGACCACGCCGTGGCAGGAGCCCAGGGCCGTGTCCCTGCCACCTGGGCTcctggggagcagctggggcCCAGAGGTGCCCACCTGGACCCTGCTGGAGGCATGCGGCCTAGAGCTGCAGGCGGGCGCCCCCCAGGCGTCCTGGAGGCCCGAGGCTCAGGGGCGCACGTGTGCGCTCTACGcctgcctggccctgctgctgcagctgagCCAGCTCTGCTAG
- the GSDMD gene encoding gasdermin-D isoform X4 produces the protein MCLLFGQRSQKRLLLGASACQIFGKEPPGSSAGGRGPWSFPAATGGPSRVCRFHFWVLSPQPAERCFGGSRAQPSSPSLSDLTSCAPGTWAPSSRTRPRPPPPGSMSAFERVVKSVVQELDRPGELVPVDSLRSSTSFQPYCLLARRPPGSRFWRPRYKGTNLSIKDILEPDDPEPVVQCIGPYQFQDAVDGQLQGRVELSVPGQGGFSGGASVSGSSRAAMNVCTLRVGPNTWETMQQERRLRQPEHKVLQQLRSRGDDVFVVTEVLQTQKEVEVTRTRRQEGSGQFVLPGAMCFQLCPQGQGEGHLSRKRTVTIPKGSILAFQVAQLVITGSGWDILFSPSKKQRTFEPPPVGDLLPGGASSQPRQPSLRFSIWSIVKQLSLIGDGLEDDRQAPAEDFPSLQAEVRACARRLESLSGPLCQQLLTGLRQVLQDEPALEALEESLEQGLCCGRVEPLQGPVGDILECLVLPGRTLVEELAGPIAYLLEALAALSETQHVLLAQALEAEALSEPLQLVESLLEQTTPWQEPRAVSLPPGLLGSSWGPEVPTWTLLEACGLELQAGAPQASWRPEAQGRTCALYACLALLLQLSQLC, from the exons ATGTGCTTGTTGTTTGGACAGCGCTCGCAGAAACGTCTGCTCCTCGGCGCTTCCGCGTGCCAGATATTCGGAAAGGAACCGCCTGGAAGCTCAGCTGGTGGGCGAGGCCCATGGTCATTTCCGGCAGCGACCGGCGGTCCCAGCCGCGTCTGCAGGTTTCACTTTTGGGTCCTGAGCCCACAGCCGGCTGAGCGCTGCTTTGGAGGCTCCAGAGcacagcccagcagccccagcctcagtgacctcacttcctgcgCCCCCGGAACCTGGGCACCAAGTTCAAGGACACG CCCGAGGCCGCCGCCTCCGGGGAGCATGTCCGCCTTCGAGCGGGTGGTGAAGAGCGTGGTCCAGGAGCTGGACCGCCCAGGGGAGCTGGTCCCGGTGGACAGCCTGCGGAGCTCCACCAGCTTCCAGCCCTACTGCCTGCTGGCcaggaggcctcccggctccaggTTCTGGAGGCCCCGATACAAGGGCACCAACCTGTCCATCAAGGACATCCTGGAGCCCGATGACCCTGAGCCAG TCGTCCAGTGCATCGGTCCCTACCAATTCCAAGACGCGGTGGATGGGCAGCTGCAGGGCCGCGTGGAGCTGAGCGTCCCAGGGCAGGGCGGGTTCTCGGGCGGGGCCTCCGTGTCCGGCAGCTCCAGGGCCGCCATGAATGTGTGCACGCTGCGAGTGGGCCCCAACACCTGGGAGACCATGCAGCAGGAGAG GCGCCTTCGGCAGCCGGAGCACAAGGTCCTACAGCAGCTGCGCAGCCGCGGGGACGACGTGTTCGTGGTGACTGAGGTGCTGCAGACGCAGAAGGAGGTGGAGGTCACCCGGACCCGCCGGCAGGAGGGCTCGGGCCAGTTTGTGCTGCCGGGAGCCATGTGCTTTCAG ctctgcccccagggccagggcgagggccACCTGAGCCGGAAGAGGACCGTGACCATCCCCAAGGGCAGCATCCTCGCGTTCCAGGTGGCCCAGCTGGTCATCACTGGGTCGGGCTGGG ACATCCTCTTCAGCCCCAGCAAGAAGCAGAGGACCTTCGAGCCGCCCCCAGTAG GCGACCTGCTTCCCGGAGGAGCAAGCAGCCAGCCCCGGCAGCCATCCCTCCGCTTCTCCATATGGTCCATAGTGAAGCAACTCAGTCTCATAGGAG ATGGGCTGGAGGATGACAGGCAGGCACCCGCGGAGGACTTCCCCAGCCTGCAGGCGGAGGTGAGGGCCTGTGCCCGGCGCCTGGAGAGCCTGTCCGGGCCACTGTGCCAGCAGCTGCTGACGGGCCTGAGGCAGGTGCTGCAGGATGAGCCGGCCCTGGAAGCCCTGGAGGAGTCG CTGGAGCAGGGCCTGTGCTGCGGGCGGGTGGAGCCCCTGCAGGGTCCCGTGGGCGACATCCTCGAGTGCCTGGTGCTCCCCGGCCGGACGCTGGTGGAGGAGCTGGCCGGCCCCATCGCCTACCTgctggaagccctggctg CGCTGAGCGAAACCCAGCACGTGCTGCTGGCCCAGGCGCTGGAGGCCGAGGCGCTGTCAGAGCCCTTGCAGCTG GTGGAGAGCCTTTTGGAGCAGACCACGCCGTGGCAGGAGCCCAGGGCCGTGTCCCTGCCACCTGGGCTcctggggagcagctggggcCCAGAGGTGCCCACCTGGACCCTGCTGGAGGCATGCGGCCTAGAGCTGCAGGCGGGCGCCCCCCAGGCGTCCTGGAGGCCCGAGGCTCAGGGGCGCACGTGTGCGCTCTACGcctgcctggccctgctgctgcagctgagCCAGCTCTGCTAG
- the GSDMD gene encoding gasdermin-D isoform X1, whose protein sequence is MCLLFGQRSQKRLLLGASACQIFGKEPPGSSAGGRGPWSFPAATGGPSRVCRFHFWVLSPQPAERCFGGSRAQPSSPSLSDLTSCAPGTWAPSSRTRPRPPPPGSMSAFERVVKSVVQELDRPGELVPVDSLRSSTSFQPYCLLARRPPGSRFWRPRYKGTNLSIKDILEPDDPEPVVQCIGPYQFQDAVDGQLQGRVELSVPGQGGFSGGASVSGSSRAAMNVCTLRVGPNTWETMQQERRLRQPEHKVLQQLRSRGDDVFVVTEVLQTQKEVEVTRTRRQEGSGQFVLPGAMCFQLCPQGQGEGHLSRKRTVTIPKGSILAFQVAQLVITGSGWGELGSGKKQRTFEPPPVGDLLPGGASSQPRQPSLRFSIWSIVKQLSLIGDGLEDDRQAPAEDFPSLQAEVRACARRLESLSGPLCQQLLTGLRQVLQDEPALEALEESLEQGLCCGRVEPLQGPVGDILECLVLPGRTLVEELAGPIAYLLEALAALSETQHVLLAQALEAEALSEPLQLVESLLEQTTPWQEPRAVSLPPGLLGSSWGPEVPTWTLLEACGLELQAGAPQASWRPEAQGRTCALYACLALLLQLSQLC, encoded by the exons ATGTGCTTGTTGTTTGGACAGCGCTCGCAGAAACGTCTGCTCCTCGGCGCTTCCGCGTGCCAGATATTCGGAAAGGAACCGCCTGGAAGCTCAGCTGGTGGGCGAGGCCCATGGTCATTTCCGGCAGCGACCGGCGGTCCCAGCCGCGTCTGCAGGTTTCACTTTTGGGTCCTGAGCCCACAGCCGGCTGAGCGCTGCTTTGGAGGCTCCAGAGcacagcccagcagccccagcctcagtgacctcacttcctgcgCCCCCGGAACCTGGGCACCAAGTTCAAGGACACG CCCGAGGCCGCCGCCTCCGGGGAGCATGTCCGCCTTCGAGCGGGTGGTGAAGAGCGTGGTCCAGGAGCTGGACCGCCCAGGGGAGCTGGTCCCGGTGGACAGCCTGCGGAGCTCCACCAGCTTCCAGCCCTACTGCCTGCTGGCcaggaggcctcccggctccaggTTCTGGAGGCCCCGATACAAGGGCACCAACCTGTCCATCAAGGACATCCTGGAGCCCGATGACCCTGAGCCAG TCGTCCAGTGCATCGGTCCCTACCAATTCCAAGACGCGGTGGATGGGCAGCTGCAGGGCCGCGTGGAGCTGAGCGTCCCAGGGCAGGGCGGGTTCTCGGGCGGGGCCTCCGTGTCCGGCAGCTCCAGGGCCGCCATGAATGTGTGCACGCTGCGAGTGGGCCCCAACACCTGGGAGACCATGCAGCAGGAGAG GCGCCTTCGGCAGCCGGAGCACAAGGTCCTACAGCAGCTGCGCAGCCGCGGGGACGACGTGTTCGTGGTGACTGAGGTGCTGCAGACGCAGAAGGAGGTGGAGGTCACCCGGACCCGCCGGCAGGAGGGCTCGGGCCAGTTTGTGCTGCCGGGAGCCATGTGCTTTCAG ctctgcccccagggccagggcgagggccACCTGAGCCGGAAGAGGACCGTGACCATCCCCAAGGGCAGCATCCTCGCGTTCCAGGTGGCCCAGCTGGTCATCACTGGGTCGGGCTGGGGTGAGCTGGGCTCGGG CAAGAAGCAGAGGACCTTCGAGCCGCCCCCAGTAG GCGACCTGCTTCCCGGAGGAGCAAGCAGCCAGCCCCGGCAGCCATCCCTCCGCTTCTCCATATGGTCCATAGTGAAGCAACTCAGTCTCATAGGAG ATGGGCTGGAGGATGACAGGCAGGCACCCGCGGAGGACTTCCCCAGCCTGCAGGCGGAGGTGAGGGCCTGTGCCCGGCGCCTGGAGAGCCTGTCCGGGCCACTGTGCCAGCAGCTGCTGACGGGCCTGAGGCAGGTGCTGCAGGATGAGCCGGCCCTGGAAGCCCTGGAGGAGTCG CTGGAGCAGGGCCTGTGCTGCGGGCGGGTGGAGCCCCTGCAGGGTCCCGTGGGCGACATCCTCGAGTGCCTGGTGCTCCCCGGCCGGACGCTGGTGGAGGAGCTGGCCGGCCCCATCGCCTACCTgctggaagccctggctg CGCTGAGCGAAACCCAGCACGTGCTGCTGGCCCAGGCGCTGGAGGCCGAGGCGCTGTCAGAGCCCTTGCAGCTG GTGGAGAGCCTTTTGGAGCAGACCACGCCGTGGCAGGAGCCCAGGGCCGTGTCCCTGCCACCTGGGCTcctggggagcagctggggcCCAGAGGTGCCCACCTGGACCCTGCTGGAGGCATGCGGCCTAGAGCTGCAGGCGGGCGCCCCCCAGGCGTCCTGGAGGCCCGAGGCTCAGGGGCGCACGTGTGCGCTCTACGcctgcctggccctgctgctgcagctgagCCAGCTCTGCTAG
- the GSDMD gene encoding gasdermin-D isoform X2, translated as MCLLFGQRSQKRLLLGASACQIFGKEPPGSSAGGRGPWSFPAATGGPSRVCRFHFWVLSPQPAERCFGGSRAQPSSPSLSDLTSCAPGTWAPSSRTRPRPPPPGSMSAFERVVKSVVQELDRPGELVPVDSLRSSTSFQPYCLLARRPPGSRFWRPRYKGTNLSIKDILEPDDPEPVVQCIGPYQFQDAVDGQLQGRVELSVPGQGGFSGGASVSGSSRAAMNVCTLRVGPNTWETMQQERRLRQPEHKVLQQLRSRGDDVFVVTEVLQTQKEVEVTRTRRQEGSGQFVLPGAMCFQGQGEGHLSRKRTVTIPKGSILAFQVAQLVITGSGWDILFSPSKKQRTFEPPPVGDLLPGGASSQPRQPSLRFSIWSIVKQLSLIGDGLEDDRQAPAEDFPSLQAEVRACARRLESLSGPLCQQLLTGLRQVLQDEPALEALEESLEQGLCCGRVEPLQGPVGDILECLVLPGRTLVEELAGPIAYLLEALAALSETQHVLLAQALEAEALSEPLQLVESLLEQTTPWQEPRAVSLPPGLLGSSWGPEVPTWTLLEACGLELQAGAPQASWRPEAQGRTCALYACLALLLQLSQLC; from the exons ATGTGCTTGTTGTTTGGACAGCGCTCGCAGAAACGTCTGCTCCTCGGCGCTTCCGCGTGCCAGATATTCGGAAAGGAACCGCCTGGAAGCTCAGCTGGTGGGCGAGGCCCATGGTCATTTCCGGCAGCGACCGGCGGTCCCAGCCGCGTCTGCAGGTTTCACTTTTGGGTCCTGAGCCCACAGCCGGCTGAGCGCTGCTTTGGAGGCTCCAGAGcacagcccagcagccccagcctcagtgacctcacttcctgcgCCCCCGGAACCTGGGCACCAAGTTCAAGGACACG CCCGAGGCCGCCGCCTCCGGGGAGCATGTCCGCCTTCGAGCGGGTGGTGAAGAGCGTGGTCCAGGAGCTGGACCGCCCAGGGGAGCTGGTCCCGGTGGACAGCCTGCGGAGCTCCACCAGCTTCCAGCCCTACTGCCTGCTGGCcaggaggcctcccggctccaggTTCTGGAGGCCCCGATACAAGGGCACCAACCTGTCCATCAAGGACATCCTGGAGCCCGATGACCCTGAGCCAG TCGTCCAGTGCATCGGTCCCTACCAATTCCAAGACGCGGTGGATGGGCAGCTGCAGGGCCGCGTGGAGCTGAGCGTCCCAGGGCAGGGCGGGTTCTCGGGCGGGGCCTCCGTGTCCGGCAGCTCCAGGGCCGCCATGAATGTGTGCACGCTGCGAGTGGGCCCCAACACCTGGGAGACCATGCAGCAGGAGAG GCGCCTTCGGCAGCCGGAGCACAAGGTCCTACAGCAGCTGCGCAGCCGCGGGGACGACGTGTTCGTGGTGACTGAGGTGCTGCAGACGCAGAAGGAGGTGGAGGTCACCCGGACCCGCCGGCAGGAGGGCTCGGGCCAGTTTGTGCTGCCGGGAGCCATGTGCTTTCAG ggccagggcgagggccACCTGAGCCGGAAGAGGACCGTGACCATCCCCAAGGGCAGCATCCTCGCGTTCCAGGTGGCCCAGCTGGTCATCACTGGGTCGGGCTGGG ACATCCTCTTCAGCCCCAGCAAGAAGCAGAGGACCTTCGAGCCGCCCCCAGTAG GCGACCTGCTTCCCGGAGGAGCAAGCAGCCAGCCCCGGCAGCCATCCCTCCGCTTCTCCATATGGTCCATAGTGAAGCAACTCAGTCTCATAGGAG ATGGGCTGGAGGATGACAGGCAGGCACCCGCGGAGGACTTCCCCAGCCTGCAGGCGGAGGTGAGGGCCTGTGCCCGGCGCCTGGAGAGCCTGTCCGGGCCACTGTGCCAGCAGCTGCTGACGGGCCTGAGGCAGGTGCTGCAGGATGAGCCGGCCCTGGAAGCCCTGGAGGAGTCG CTGGAGCAGGGCCTGTGCTGCGGGCGGGTGGAGCCCCTGCAGGGTCCCGTGGGCGACATCCTCGAGTGCCTGGTGCTCCCCGGCCGGACGCTGGTGGAGGAGCTGGCCGGCCCCATCGCCTACCTgctggaagccctggctg CGCTGAGCGAAACCCAGCACGTGCTGCTGGCCCAGGCGCTGGAGGCCGAGGCGCTGTCAGAGCCCTTGCAGCTG GTGGAGAGCCTTTTGGAGCAGACCACGCCGTGGCAGGAGCCCAGGGCCGTGTCCCTGCCACCTGGGCTcctggggagcagctggggcCCAGAGGTGCCCACCTGGACCCTGCTGGAGGCATGCGGCCTAGAGCTGCAGGCGGGCGCCCCCCAGGCGTCCTGGAGGCCCGAGGCTCAGGGGCGCACGTGTGCGCTCTACGcctgcctggccctgctgctgcagctgagCCAGCTCTGCTAG